In Streptomyces sclerotialus, the DNA window GCGGGCGCGCCCGCCGCGCGCTGCCGGCGCTCGGGTGTTCTGCTGGCCGCATGGCCAAGAAGAACCAGAAGAAGAGTGAGTCCGGCCTCCGCAAGGGCGACAAGGTCACCTGGAAGAGCCACGGCAGCGAGGCGGTCGGCGAGGTCGAGAAGAAGATCACCCAGCGCACCGAGGAGGGCGGCCGCACGGTCGACGCCTCCCCGGACGACCCCCAGTACAAGGTCCGCAGCGAGAAGCCCGGCGGCTCGGCGGTGCACAAGCCCGGCGCCCTGAAGAAGAAGGGCAAGTGAGCGCGGTGGCGAAGCAGGACGACCGCGACGGCCACGACGCGACCTGGCGCGACTTCAAGGACGCGGTGAACATGTCCCCGTCCGAGCTGGACAAGTGGCTGAGGACGGACGAGTCCAAGGACGCGGGCCGGCACAAGGGCGGCGGCGAGTCCGTCGGCCACGAGTCCGGCCGGAAGATCGTCGGCATCCTCAGGACCGAGCGCGACGACCTCTCCGACGGCGACTACGCCCACATGCGCAAAGTCACCGGCTACGTCCACCGTCACATGGCCCAGCGCCCCAAGGGCGACGTCAAGGACTCCACTTGGCGCCACTCCCTGATGAACTGGGGGCACGACCCGCTGAAGAAGTAGGCGCGTGAGCAGAAACGTGCCCCCTGACCTGCGGTTTCCTCGTACGGGTGAACGAGATCGGTGGACCGGTTCGGGTCCTGTTCGGCACGCTGGGATCGGTGACGTACCGATAGAGGAGACCGCCATGAGCGCACTCACCGTCGACCACGCGTCGGACAACGACCACGAGTGGGACGACCTCGTCCGTATCTGGGAACAGGCGGACGTACCCGAGGGCTGGAAGGTGGAGATCATCGAGGGGATCGTCACCGTGTCGCCACCGCCCGACAACGTCCACAACGTCATCGCCGAGAGGGTCCACCGTCGCCTGTACTCCGTGCTCCCCGAGGACTGGGGTGTCTATCAGACGGTTGGGGCGTCAGTTCCCTCACGGAAGGGCATCTGGATTCCGGATCTCGCTGTGATTCCGGACGACGATCTTCTTGGTGGGGAATCCAAGACATTCGTCCCAGCAGCTGCCGCCAAACTGATCGTCGAAGTCACGTCACAGTCCAACGCGCGCAACGACCGGATCGCCAAGGCCGCAGGCTACGCCCGAGCCGGCGTCCCGCTCTATCTGCTCGTCGACCGGTTCGCCCCCGCCGGTCCCACCATCACCCTCCACGGCGAGCCGTCGGACGACGTCTACCGTGTGCTGTGGGCCGGCAAGTTCGGCGACGAGGTGGACCTTCCGGCTCCCTTCGGTCTCACCCTCGACACCGGAATCCTCCCCACCGACTGACGCCGCGCAAAGACGAAGGGGCCGACCCGCCAGGACAGGTGGCGGGGCGGCCCCTCCGGGCTCTTGGGCCGCGTTACGCGGCCTTCTGCATCTGCAGGACGCGGCGCTCGGCGACCGCCTTGCGGGTGGCGTAGAGCGTGACCGACGCCGCCGCGACCATGGCCAGCAGGCCGAGGGCGACCGTGGCGGCCCAGCCGCCGGCGTGGAAGGCCGCGGCGCCGAGCGCACCGCCGACGCTGGAGCCGATGTAGTACGCGCTCTGGTACAGCGCCGACGCCTGCGCACGGGCCGTCTTCGCCGTACGGCTGACCGCCGAGGACGCCACCGCGTGGCCCGCGAAGAAGCCGGCGGTGATCAGGACCAGACCGAGGACCACCAGGATCAGCACGTCCGCCAGGGACAGCAGCAGACCCGCCGCCGTCGTGCCGACGGCCAGGTACAGCGCCCCGCGCCGCCCCGTCCGCCCGACCAGGCGCCCGGCCGCGGCCGAGGAGACCGTGCCGACGAGGTAGACCAGGAAGACCGAGCCCGCGATGCCCTGCGGGAGGGAGAACGGCGCGCCGACGAGGCGGTAGCCGATCACCGTGTAGACCGCGCCGAAGACCGTCATGAAGAGCGCGCCGATGGCGTACAGACGGCAGAGGAGGGGGTCGGAGAGGTGGCCGAGGATCGTCCGGCCGAGCGCCTTCGGGCCGACCGCCTTCGGTACGAAGTGCCGCGCCTTCGGCACCATCAGCCGGAAGACCACCGCGCACACCACCGCCATCGCGCCGACCGCGCCGAGTGCCGCGCGCCAGCCCCAGGCCTGGGCGACCCAGCCGGTCACGATCCGGCCCGACATGCCGCCGATGCTGTTGCCCGCGACGAACAGCCCCACCGCGGCGACCAGCGCCTTGGCCCGTACCTCCTCGGCCAGGAAGGCCATCGCCGAGGCCGGTACACCGGCCAGCGCCACGCCCTGGATGCCGCGCAGGGCGATCAGTACGCCGAGCGAGGGCGCGAACGGCACCAGCATCGCCACCACGGCGGCGACGCTCAGCGACACCGTCATCATCGTGCGGCGGCCGAACCGCTCCGAACAGGCGCTCAGCGGCAGTACCGCGAGGGCCAGGCCGAAGGTCGCCGCCGACACGGTCCAGCTCGCCTGGTCCGGCGTCACCCCGAGGTCGTCGGAGATGGCGGGCAGCAGCGCCTGCGTGGAGTAGAGGAGGGCGAAGGTCGAGATGCCGGACGCGAAGAGCGCAAAGCTCATCCGGCGGTAACCGGGGCCCCCGGGCCGCAGCTTGCCGGCCTCGGGGTCGGCAGCGGTCGCGGCGGAATCGACGGTGGTGGACGACTGGGCAGAGGCGTCCGCGCGGGTGGTGGCGGACGCCCTGGTATCAGCAGGAGGCATGGCCCGAACGTACGGCGATCAGGTTTCATGCGTCCAATGCATTGAAACGCCATAATCGATGCCATGCCGCATGACCACAGCTCACAGCGCCCACTGTTGCAGCTTCGCAACAGAAAAGACATCCCCGATTCGTCCTGGGCGCCGGCGCTGGCGCCCCGCCTCGCCCAGTTCGAGGCGGTGGCCCGGCACGAGCACGTGACCCGCGCCGCGTACGAACTGGGCATGCCGCAGCCGACCCTCAGCCGCGCCATCGTCCGCCTGGAGGAGGAGCTCGGTGTTGCGCTCTTCGCCCGGCACGGCCGCACCCTCTCGCTCAGCCCCGCGGGCCGCGCCTTCCTCGCCTCCGTCGAGCGCGCGCTCAGCGACATCGAACGGGCGGCGGAGTCCGTACGCGCCGACGCCGACCCGGCCGCCGGCAAGGTCGCCTTCGGCTTCCTGCACACCCTCGGCTCCGAGACCGTACCGGGCCTGCTGCGCACCTTCCGCGCCGACCACCCCAAGGTCCGCTTCCAGCTCGTGCAGACCTACGGCGAGGCGATGCTCGACCGGCTGCGCGCCGGCGACCTGGACCTCTGCCTGACCTCACCGGTCCCCGACGCGCCCGGGCTGGTCGCCCGCCGCCTGGACGAGCAGAAGCTGCGCCTGGTCGTACCCGACGACCACCCGCTCGCCGGCCGTAAGCGCATTCGCCTCGCCGAGGCCGCCGACGAGCTGTTCGTCAGCCTGGAGGCGGGCTTCGGGCTGCGCCGCATCACCGATGCCTTGTGCGCGGAGGCCGGCTTCACGCCGAAGGTCGCCTTCGAGGGCGAGGAGGCCGAGACGC includes these proteins:
- a CDS encoding Uma2 family endonuclease, translated to MSALTVDHASDNDHEWDDLVRIWEQADVPEGWKVEIIEGIVTVSPPPDNVHNVIAERVHRRLYSVLPEDWGVYQTVGASVPSRKGIWIPDLAVIPDDDLLGGESKTFVPAAAAKLIVEVTSQSNARNDRIAKAAGYARAGVPLYLLVDRFAPAGPTITLHGEPSDDVYRVLWAGKFGDEVDLPAPFGLTLDTGILPTD
- a CDS encoding DUF3140 domain-containing protein, giving the protein MAKQDDRDGHDATWRDFKDAVNMSPSELDKWLRTDESKDAGRHKGGGESVGHESGRKIVGILRTERDDLSDGDYAHMRKVTGYVHRHMAQRPKGDVKDSTWRHSLMNWGHDPLKK
- a CDS encoding LysR family transcriptional regulator, whose protein sequence is MPHDHSSQRPLLQLRNRKDIPDSSWAPALAPRLAQFEAVARHEHVTRAAYELGMPQPTLSRAIVRLEEELGVALFARHGRTLSLSPAGRAFLASVERALSDIERAAESVRADADPAAGKVAFGFLHTLGSETVPGLLRTFRADHPKVRFQLVQTYGEAMLDRLRAGDLDLCLTSPVPDAPGLVARRLDEQKLRLVVPDDHPLAGRKRIRLAEAADELFVSLEAGFGLRRITDALCAEAGFTPKVAFEGEEAETLRGLVAAGLGVALLPPPPVPRPGVVELTVTAPRAVREIGVAWLDGHVDTPPVAAFKKFLLSRRGQLLH
- a CDS encoding MFS transporter encodes the protein MPPADTRASATTRADASAQSSTTVDSAATAADPEAGKLRPGGPGYRRMSFALFASGISTFALLYSTQALLPAISDDLGVTPDQASWTVSAATFGLALAVLPLSACSERFGRRTMMTVSLSVAAVVAMLVPFAPSLGVLIALRGIQGVALAGVPASAMAFLAEEVRAKALVAAVGLFVAGNSIGGMSGRIVTGWVAQAWGWRAALGAVGAMAVVCAVVFRLMVPKARHFVPKAVGPKALGRTILGHLSDPLLCRLYAIGALFMTVFGAVYTVIGYRLVGAPFSLPQGIAGSVFLVYLVGTVSSAAAGRLVGRTGRRGALYLAVGTTAAGLLLSLADVLILVVLGLVLITAGFFAGHAVASSAVSRTAKTARAQASALYQSAYYIGSSVGGALGAAAFHAGGWAATVALGLLAMVAAASVTLYATRKAVAERRVLQMQKAA
- a CDS encoding DUF2945 domain-containing protein, producing MAKKNQKKSESGLRKGDKVTWKSHGSEAVGEVEKKITQRTEEGGRTVDASPDDPQYKVRSEKPGGSAVHKPGALKKKGK